One window of Dysidea avara chromosome 11, odDysAvar1.4, whole genome shotgun sequence genomic DNA carries:
- the LOC136239623 gene encoding uncharacterized protein, producing the protein MMDYILLILLVVAGGRISSCDEEVERNTQAPSTNHVIVLQPRGVQQKCCDNHWSLCCRDFPWENSAIDEGGQYCDKYFKALFADTYAMKCVNYQVLILDVKRSRNHIYRNHRCYYNKDEVFVDKLLLSLDRMRREAARCCQLFYKEGSGPVNDVILKVFDTDIMMQKVDKLYASHRAEQNPNCTMQGSATEIGDKLARAVYEMGIFIKCSSQLYCSGDLYSH; encoded by the exons ATGATGGATTATATACTTTTGATATTGCTTGTTGTAGCTGGTGGAAGAATTTCAAGCTGTGATGAAGAAGTGGAAAGGAATACACAAGCACCATCAACAAATCATGTCATAGTGCTACAGCCTAGAGGAGTTCAGCAAAAG TGCTGTGACAACCATTGGAGTTTATGCTGCCGTGATTTCCCCTGGGAGAACAGTGCTATTGATGAGGGTGGACAGTACTGTGACAAATATTTTAAAGCCCTT TTTGCTGACACTTACGCAATGAAatgtgtcaactatcaagtacTGATATTGGATGTCAAGAGAAGCAGAAATCATATTTACAGGAATCACAGATGTTATTATAACAAAGATGAAGTGTTTGTTGATAAGCTATTATTATCATTAGATAGAATG AGAAGAGAGGCCGCCCGATGTTGTCAGCTGTTTTACAAAGAAGGCAGTGGCCCAGTCAATGATGTCATTTTGAAA GTTTTTGACACTGACATAATGATGCAAAAAGTTGACAAACTTTATGCATCTCACAG AGCTGAGCAGAATCCAAATTGTACTATGCAGGGAAGTGCAA CTGAAATTGGAGACAAGCTTGCGAGAGCTGTTTATGAAATGGGCATATTCATCAAATGTTCCAGCCAACTTTACTGCTCTGGTGATCTGTATAGCCACTAA